One window of Papaver somniferum cultivar HN1 chromosome 9, ASM357369v1, whole genome shotgun sequence genomic DNA carries:
- the LOC113313076 gene encoding uncharacterized protein LOC113313076, with protein MNFNNKASDFGNENVELVRSVSELILPKAVILGNHDCWTTQQFSQKKKDRVQLQLECLGEEHVGYRRLDFPNLKLSVVGGRHGGNKIFREKLLSSRYGVQDMNGSAEKICKASVGTPEGHSIVLLAHNGPTGLGSEKNDICGRDWVHQGGDHGDPDLEQAISNTKETTKFPIPLVVFGHMHKELASRNGHLRKMIVVGADNTIYLNGAIVPRVKKLFHEQRTGTGSSSTEGAPVCLVPEPSGTVGGFTLVEINDGKPDKIAETWVSIIGDEIKIEEELILFQSEWLLFISSPFKVSSNGIALGSDVKPKKKNIRNRGEDGAKAKNMDQDCVRVKPEDEKPSDRLFEPSKHSSMRSTDIGPENVTPKKMKKKDHGNDGDAILGNRDIYSQKSYIVLGIRIRVAQVCDLRPKFCLCV; from the exons ATGAACTTCAACAATAAGGCAA GTGATTTCGGGAATGAGAATGTCGAACTTGTTAGAAGCGTTTCAGAGCTTATACTTCCAAAAGCTGTTATATTGGGGAACCACGATTGTTGGACTACCCAACAGTTTTCACAAAA GAAGAAAGATCGTGTCCAACTTCAGCTGGAATG TCTTGGAGAGGAGCACGTGGGTTACCGTCGTTTAGACTTTCCTAATTTAAAGCTGAGTGTTGTTGGTGGGCGTCATGGGGGTAATAAAATCTTCCGGGAAAAACTTCTATCTTCGAG ATATGGAGTCCAAGATATGAATGGAAGTGCCGAAAAAATATGTAAAGCGTCTGTAGGAACACCAGAGGGTCATTCGATTGTACTTCTGGCACATAATGGACCTACAG GTTTGGGATCTGAGAAGAATGATATATGTGGAAGAGATTGGGTACATCAAGGCGGTGACCATGGTGATCCAG ATCTAGAACAAGCTATATCCAACACGAAAGAAACTACCAAATTCCCTATCCCCTTGGTTGTCTTTGGCCATATGCATAAAGAATTGGCATCAAGAAACGGACATCTTCGCAAAATGATTGTAGTTGGAGCAGACAATACTATCTACTTGAATGGAGCAATTGTACCTAGGGTGAAAAAACTATTTCATGAACAACGAACTGGTACTGGAAGCTCCTCCACTGAAGGCGCACCCGTTTGTCTTGTGCCCGAGCCCAGTGGCACAGTTGGAGGTTTTACGCTAGTTGAGATTAACGACGGAAAGCCTGATAAGATAGCTGAGACTTGGGTTTCCATTATTGGGGATGAAATCAAGATTGAAGAAGAGCTCATACTATTTCAAAGTG AGTGGCTCTTATTTATTTCTAGTCCATTCAAAGTTTCATCTAATGGCATCGCGCTTGGAAGCGATGTTAAGCCCAAGAAGAAAAATATAAGGAATCGTGGTGAAGACGGAGCAAAGGCTAAAAACATGGATCAAGATTGTGTCAGAGTCAAACCTGAGGATGAGAAACCTAGCGATAG GTTGTTTGAACCATCTAAGCATTCATCTATGCGATCCACTGATATTGGACCAGAAAATGTTACAcccaagaaaatgaaaaaaaaggatCATGGAAACGATGGAGATGCTATATTAGGAAATAGGGATATATATAGCCAAAAGAGTTATATAGTATTAGGTATTAGAATACGTGTGGCTCAAGTCTGTGACTTGAGACCCAAGTTTTGCCTTTGTGTATAA